The nucleotide sequence ATATGTTGGGACTACTAGCCCAGGCCGGATATGGGATTGATAACGATGAGTCTCAGGCCGACTATGTCATTGTTAACACCTGTAGCTTTATCCAATCAGCTCGGGAAGAGTCAGTGCGAACTTTGGTTGAGTTAGCCGAAGCGGATAAAAAAATTGTTATTACCGGCTGTATGGCCCAGCATTTTCAGGAACAATTGCTCGATGAAATTCCGGAAGCGGTTGCCGTAGTCGGTACGGGGGATTATCAGCATATTGTCGAAGTGATAGTAAAAGCAGAGGCCGGGGAACGGGTCAAACAGATCACTCCCCACCCTACCTATATTGCAGATGAAACAATTCCCCGCTATCGAACTACGCCGGAACCGATTGCCTATCTCCGGATTGCCGAGGGTTGTGATTATCGCTGTGCTTTTTGCATCATTCCCCATCTGCGGGGTGATCAACGTTCCCGACCGATTGAATCTATTGTTGCGGAAGCGGAGCAGTTAGCGAATCAGGGAGTTCAGGAAATTAGCTTGGTTTCCCAAATTACGACTAACTATGGCCAAGACCTCTATGGTAAACCTCACCTGGCAGAGCTATTACGCGCCTTGGGACAAGTGGATATTCCTTGGATTCGGATGCACTATGCCTATCCAACGGGTTTAACCCCTAATGTTTTGGAGGCGATGCGGGAAACCCCCAACATTTTGCCTTACCTAGATTTACCCCTCCAACATTCCCATCCTGAAATTTTACGCGCCATGAACCGTCCCTGGCAAGCCAATGTTAATGATCGGGTGATTGAACATTTGAAAGCTGCTTTACCCCAGGCAACGATGCGGACAACCTTTATTGTTGGCTTTCCTGGCGAAACAGAAGCTCATTTTGACCATCTTTGTGAGTTTGTCCAACGCCATGAGTTTGATCATGTGGGGGTGTTTACCTTTTCAGCGGAAGAAGGCACTGCTGCTTTTGATATGCCTAAGCAGGTTTTACCGGAAGTGATGGAACAACGCCGCCATGAGTTGATGGTCTTGCAGCAGCCGATATCCTATGCTCGCAACCAGGCCCAACTTGGCACGATTACAGATGTCTTAATTGAGCAAGAAAATCCTGATACTGGGGAGTTAATTGGCCGGTCGACACGGTTTGCGGCGGATGTGGATGGGGTGGTCTATGTGAAAGGATCTGCCCGCTTAGGAACGATTGTCCCCGTGGAAATTACGGCGGCTGATACCTATGATTTGTTTGGAACTGTTGTGACTCCTTGATCTCAGTATCTGCCCCCAACTGGGTCATAGCCATAAGACTAAAAGCAATTCTAAAGAGGGGTAAAATATTCCGCCAGAATCACCAAACTAGCGGTATCTTAGGCCTGGACGTGGAGAACTAAACCCCTATGGACACCCTGGCCCTCTGGCAGCAGTATCAAGATTGGTTATACTACAACCCGGATTTAGAGATCTACCTCGATATTAGCCGGACGGGGGTGACCACTCAGGATTTAACGCTGCTAGAACCCAAATTTGCCCAGGCCTTTGCCGATATGAACGCCTTGGAAGCTGGAGCCATTGCTAATCCTGATGAAGGGCGGATGGTCGGCCATTACTGGTTACGGGATGCGACTTTAGCCCCCAGCCCAGAATTAACCAAAGAAATTACCGACAGTATTCAGCAGATCCAAACCTTTGTCGGGCAAATTCACTCTGGCCAGATTGCCCCACCCCAAGGCGGAAAGTTCACGGATGTCATCTCCATTGGTATTGGTGGATCTGCCCTTGGCCCGCAGTTTGTTTCCCAGGCCTTGGCCCCTGATCAGCCCCCCCTAAAGATTCACTTCATTGACAACACGGATCCCGCTGGAATTGACCGCACCCTGAGTTATGTGGAGAATCGTTTCGTCAGTAGTCTAGTGCTGGTAATTTCTAAATCTGGGGGAACACCGGAAACCCGTAATGGCATGGTGGAAGTTCAGGAGGCGTTTCGGAAACGGGGCCTGGTGTTTGCCGATCATGCGGTAGCAATTACAATGGCGGGGAGCTTACTGTCCCAACAGGCCGAGTCCAATGGTTGGTTAGCTATTTTCCCGATGTTTGACTGGGTGGGGGGACGGACTTCGGAACTATCTCCAGTGGGTTTGTTGCCAGCAGCATTACAGGGGATTCCAATTTTAGAACTGCTGGCCGGAGCTAAAATCATGGATGTAGCCACCCGTGTAGCAGAGATCAAAACTAATCCGGCGGCCCTATTAGCCCTGAGTTGGTATGTGATTGGTCAAGGGCGGGGTGAAAAAGACATGGTGGTGTTGCCCTATAAAGATAGCCTGCAACTGTTTAGCCGCTATTTACAACAACTGGTGATGGAGTCTTTGGGGAAAGAGAAAGACCTGGCCGGAAATACAGTCAATCAAGGGATTGCGGTTTATGGCAACAAAGGCACCACCGATCAACACGCCTATGTCCAACAACTCCGGGATGGACTCAATAACTTTTTTGTCACCTTTATTGAAGTTTTAGCCGACCGGCCTGGGAATTCTGTGGATGTGGAACCGGGAATTACCTCAGGGGACTATCTTTGTGGTTTGCTGTTGGGAACACGCCAGGCCCTGTTTGAGAAAGGCCGCCCTTCCTTAACGATTACAGTTCCCGATGCTTCAGCCAAAACAGTGGGGGCCTTAATTGCCTTGTATGAACGGGCCGTTGGACTCTATGGCTTTTTGATCAATGTCAATGCCTACCATCAGCCGGGGGTAGAAGCTGGGAAAAAGGCCGCCGCGATTAACTTGTCCCTCCAAAAACAACTGGTCAAAACTCTCCAACAGGAAGCTCGTCCCCTGAAACTGACAGAACTTGCCATGATTGCCGGAGCCGAAGCCCAGGCCGAGACCATCTATTTACTCTTGCGACATTTGGCGGCCAATCAGCGGGGGGTTAAAATTCAGGGATCACCCACGAAACCCGGAGAACTACTCTATTCATGGCAGGGGTAATGCAGCGGCGATCTCTGTTACGGGGCCTGGCAGCGTTGGGCTTAGGGGCTGGACTAGCTGGTTGTAATCGGTATGATCCGACTGCCCTCACTGTCACTGCTCTGCGAAATACTCTTCCCCCTCAACTGATCAATCGCTTTCGCCAAGAATTTCCGGCCCAGGCCTTGCGCTTACAAATTAAAACGACTCCCCAGGATATTTTTAACCAGCTAGAGGCAGATACACCGACAACCCAATGGTTGAGCTTAGGGGATGCTTGGCTGAAGCTGGCGATTGAAACTAAAACCATCGAGCCTTTAAGAACTTTACCCCATTGGGCTAATCTTGAACCCCGCTGGCAACAACTGGTACAACGGAACGAAAGAGGTGAGCCGGATCCGCAGGGTAAAATTTGGGGTTTGCCTTACCGCTGGGGAACAACCGTCATGGCCTATCGCGCAGATTTGATTCAACCGACTGGCTGGTGGCCTCAAGATTGGGAAGACCTCTGGAAACCGGAACTGACCCAGAAACTTAGCTTGCTTAATCAACCCCGCGAAGTCATTGGCCTGGTCTTGAAAAAACTGGGACAGAGCTACAATACAGCGGATATTAATCAGGTTTCTGGGTTAAAACCAGCCCTTGAAGAATTGCGGCAACAAACAAGATTCTTTGCTTCTACAGACTATTTGCAATCTTTGATTATGGGAGATACTTGGATAGCCCAGGCCTGGTCAACGGATATTTTACCGATTCTTAACCGCTACAGCAACATTAAAGCCATTGTGCCAAAATCGGGCACGGCTCTTTGGGCAGACTGTTGGGTTAAATCTACACAAACGACTGATACAACGGATGGGGGTTGGTTAGAGTTTTGGAGCCAGGCCGAGATTGCCAATTTATTCTCCCAATTTAGTCTAGCGATTTCCCCCTTTCTCACCGATTTCCAGGCCAATGGCCCCGCAAAAACAGTCCTCCTGCCCAATCAGCCCACCTTTCAAACCAGCGAGCTAATCTTGCCCCTCAGCCCCAGTAGCCAGGCCCAGTACGATCAACTCTGGAGCGAAGTCATGTTGTCGGGATAACAGAAATTATTTACGTCACTCTTGACCTGAGACGATGGCTGATGAGCTAGGCTGTAACTATCAACAATCCCTCAAGTTTATGCTGGACTCCGAAACTCTTGAAAATCGCCAAATTGGACTGCCCCATCAAGACCCGACTGATCGCTTTATTGTAGCCACTGCTCTTTACTATGGACTTCAACTAGCTACGGTTGACGCTCAATTAACAGGTTTGGCCGAGTTGCCTACTGTGAGCTAGAAAACTAAATCTGCCACTCACGTCGCCATTGACTGGTGGAGATGAGGCTGCTTTGGCGTTGTTCTTGTTGGCGGGTGTGGATAATGTCGGTGGCAGTTGCATCCAGGCCTGGGTCACGATAAGGAATAGCCGCTTTAGTTTGCAGGTGGGCCTGTTCGGCAGGGGTGAGGATTGGAATATCTGCATTGAGCCAGCGGGCAAGGGTTCCCGGAGATTTGCGGCCAACTGGGGGTGTTGAACCGACCCTTAATCCGGCCAGGTGCAAAGCAGTCCGAACGGCAGCGGCGGCAGAATAGGTGGCTAAATATCCGCTGGGGGCGAGGACTTGGCTGACCCGTTGGAGAAATTCCACGGTCCAGAGTTGGGGACAATGGGGCGGGGAGAACGGGTCTAGAAAAATCACATCCGCTTGCCAATGATCGGTGATCAACTGTTGGAGGGTTTGACGGGCATCCCCAATCAATAGCCTGGCCTGGAGGTTATTCCCTTGATAGTCCAGATGAGTGACCAGGCCACCGATGATCTGTTGAATCTCGGTTGACCAATGACCCAAACCACCCTGAGCTATAGCCTGTTGGGGAACATCCCAGTTTAATTCCAAGCCCTGTAACTCCACCTGGCAATCAGGATTCACCCGCCAAATTTCCGTCAGAGCCGCCGCGCTGTTATAACCCAGGCCAAAGCAAATATCTAAAAGCCGCACGCGTCCAGTCTTTGCCCAGGCCCCAACCCGACAAGGCATCACAAACTTAGACTCCGCTTCTTGCTTGGCCCCATGGTGGCTATGAAAGGCCTCTTGAAAGGTACTGGAGAAAAAGGTCAGTGAACCATCAGCCGTGAGTTGGGGCGTTAGGATATCCATTGAGCAGTTATCGTCTGAGTCCGGTTATTATCATGATGCAAATATTCTGGTTAACCCCAAGCTGAGGATCTAAGTGTGGTTCAAACTGCGGACTGGCCTAGTTTAGGATTTCATCCATGCCCTTACGTTCCCGTACCGTAGTAGAGATTTGGTCACCGGGCCTGGTGGGGGTGGGGCTAATTTTAATTGGGCTAGGGATTGCCTTTCGCTGGGCTAATCTAGGACAAGTCTATTGGCATGATGAAGCTTATACCGCATTACGACTATCAGGCTTTACCGGGCAAGAGTTAAATCAACATCTATTTCGAGGGGAAGTTGTTAGCGTTGCTCAGGTGATGGATTACCAATGGCCAAACTCAGTCCGAAGCATTTGGGAGACGGTTCGGGCCTTAGCCATTGATGATGCTCAACATCCCCCAGTTTATTATTTACTCGCTTGGCTGTGGGTCAAGACATTTGGGGCCTCAATTCCAGCTATTCGGAGTCTTTCCGTGATCATCAGTTGCCTGAGCTTGCCGGCTATGTATGGGTGGTGTCAAGAACTCTTTAGGCCGACTCGATGGGCTGTCTCGAGCTATCCCCAACTTCAGGTTGACGCAAAGTTAGTTGGCGGGTTTGCGGTCTTAATTTTGGCTTTATCCCCCTTTCATATTCTCTATGCCCAAGAAGCGCGGGAGTATGCCCTCTGGATTTTATTGACTATTGTGATTAATGCTCTGTTCTGGCGAGGGTTGAGGGGCCGAGGCTGGGGAAATTGGCTGGCCTATGGGAGTTGCCTAACCTTAGGGCTTTATACCTTTCCTTTAACGGGATTTGTCAGTGTTGGGCATGGATTTTATCTATTACTGATGAATCGTCAAAAGCTCCAGGCCTGGGGTGTAAGCACTTTAATCAGTTTTGGCTTGTTTGCTCCTTGGCTTTATATTTTAGTCACGACCTGGAATGTGACAGGGGCAACTTGGACGGCCTTACCCATTTCCCAGGCCAATCTCTGGCAAGCGATGGGCTTAAATCTAGTGCGAGTCTTTGTTTGGACTGATGACAGTTTTGATTTATCTACGGGAATTATTGGCCTCCTATTTGTAGTCCTGTTAATCCTCCTGGTGGCGAGCATTTACACGCTCTGGCGGACAACTCCTCCGTGTATTTGGCTCTTTTTATTGATCCTCGCTGGAGCAACGTTTTTACCCTTGTTTTTACCGGATTTGTTCTGGGGGGGGCAGCGTTCGACCTCTGGACGGTATCTAATCCCGACAATTTTAGTGATTGAAATAACTGTTGCCTATTTTCTCGCTTGGCACGTGAGTCGCATTCAGCCATCTCAGCGTATCTTGGGTTGGACAATGACTGGTTTGGTAATTGGCCTGGGCCTGGTCTCAGGAGTAGCGATTACGGCCACCGAAACCAGTTGGATTAAACTGCTCAACTACTCTTTCCCGCAAATTTATCGCCAGGTTAATCAACATCCCCAACCCCTAGTGATTGGCTTATCGGGGAACATCAACACTGGCACCATGCTGGCTCTAGCCCACGGCATTACCCCCCAGGCCCAGTTTGTTTTAATTGATGCTTGGGATAGCAACCAACCCCCAGAATTGCCCATTATCCCCGATGGACAGGAGCCAATTTTTTTCCTCAATCCCACCCCGGAACTGCTCACTGGCTTGGAAGAAACACAAAATCTTGCCGGAACACTCATTTTCCAAGATAAGTTTCTGCAGCTTTGGCAACTCCACAGACACAACTAAACCTATGGCCAATGCACAAATTCAGGGAAAGTTGACGGGAATGAGTCTCGACTTTGGTTATGAGAATAGTTTTTTTGAATGGCTTAATTGGCATGAATATTCATGCCTGGGTTACGGATGGGGCCGTTATAGTCAACTGTGATTTGAGAAGCATCCAACGCTACGGTGACAACACTCTCAACCGTAGGGTTGTTACTGTTCGGCCGGCCACCCAAAAAACTAAACGTGACCGTACCATTCTCATTGACCACATACCTGGATAAATCCATATTAAACATCGATAGCTGAGGCCGATACCGACTAAGGCCACCATTGGCTTTAATACCAGCTTGTCTGGCTAAGTTCATGGCCCGATGGATTTGACGGTTTTCATCTCCACTATTATTAGTGGTCAGCAATGCCGATGGGGTATAGCGGTTGTTGAGGTCTGAGTCGCGGATGGGGCCGTTGTAATTGACGGTTACAACTTGAGCATCTTGACTGACAGTAACAACAGATTGGACGCTGGGTGGAGCAGTTGGATGGCCGCCAACAAATGAGAACGTAACGCTACCGTCTGAGTTGTTTACAAACGGTGATTGATTGGCCCATCCATACATAGTGGCCTCTGCCCGATATTTGGTTAAGCCTCCATTAGCCCGTTCAGCGGCCTGGCGAGCCAAGTTTTGGCCCCGTTGCAAAATAGAGCTACCAACTCCAACTTGATTAACATCAACGGTTGATGAGCCAGATTCTTGAGTCAGGGTAGATTGGGCATAGGCTGAACTGATGATTCCCAGGCCCCCAGACAGGCCAGTTAACAAAACCACAGGTAACCAGTGAGATTTAAGCATGGGAAATTGACTCCAAAGTGATAGTAATCCATACAATTTAGATTGTGTCAAGAATACTGATCCAGCCAAAACAGTTAGTGTAGCAACGCCAACAGTAAGTTTACTAATCACGCTTTTTGAATGCTGTGACATAACCATCATGATTCTCTACAACCTGATGAGAACCTGGGCCTAAATTGGCACTTAGACATAAGCATCTTGATATCTCTATTAAACGCTATGGATGGTTTAATACCAGTATCTTTTGAGGTCTAATCTCTCTGGATAAAATTCCTACATGATCTATCTTGTTTAAGGTCGGAAGTCAGCTTTTTCTTTAGGCAAATATTCAGTTAATTCCAGTTTTATGATTCTTACCTAATCCTTTGTTCCCCTAATGAATTAGTGGGAGATTAGAACCTGTGAACAGTTGAAATAGTTGCAGAGATTCACCAAATCCGTGAAGGGTATCAAAATCCTTCAATTATGACTTGGATGTAATAGTTGCAGATCTTGCGCGCAAAAAAGTAGCAAGGGGCAGGAAAGCTGTCACACTCTCGCCCCAGGCAAGTCTGATAAGACCTTGGAGCAGGCCAGTCAGAACTTTTGATCGTGAAGGGGTACAGGAGTTTAGCCACGCCTCACCGATAGCATTACATACTCGTTTTGGAGCTTAACCAATCTGGTTAACTGGGCTGGGACTGACGGCTAAGGCTTCTACGAGGGAACGCACCGCGGCAATCATGGCAATTGGGCTATTGAGTTGATGAATCGCACTGCCGACTCCAACCCCACTCGCCCCAGCGGCAATGGCCATGGGTAAGGTTACACTCGATAACCCAGAGGCACAGAGGACAGGAATATCCACGGCCTGGGAAATTTCAAAGGCAGCGGCTAGGGTTGGGGCGGCTTTTTCGATTAACCCTAAGGCACCGGGATGGGTGGGTTGACTGCTAGTTCCGCCCTCAGTTTGGATAATGTCAGCCCCGGCCTGAACCAAGGCAACGGCTAATTCCACCTGTTGATCCAAGGGTAAGGTGTGGGGCACGGTAACAGAAAGGGTAATGTCTGGGAGTAAGGCACGGGTTTGCCGAGTCAGTTCTAAGACTTCTTCACAGCTAAATGTCCGACCCGCTGCATAAAAACTGTCATAGTTCCCGATTTCTACCAGATCCGCACCCGCTTTGACCGCTTGAACTAGTAATTTAGGATCAACCGCCGAGACACAAATGGGCAAGTCAGTCAGGGTTTTAGCAAGTTTGACCAGGCCGGGATCTGCGGCAATATCGACAAAGGTCGCTCCTCCCTGATCTGCTGCCTGGACGACTGCTGCCACATTCTCATAGTTAAAGTTTTGTAAACCACTGATCACTTTCAGGGCGTTCCGGTGGGTCAAAGCTGAGCGTAAGCGAGGATGAATCATGATCAGGCCCTTTGAATTCAGAGAATTGCAGCAAGAAAAATAGTAGCGTAACTATTGATACATCGCCTAACTCAGTAGAAATTATTAACAGAATTTTTGAGTCCAAACCCCAGGCCTGGAGGCAAATTAACCGATGACACCGCCAATCGAGACCTTGTTTACCAAAATTATTAACCGCCAAATCCCGGCTGAGATCATTTATGAGGACGACCTGGCTATTGCCATTAAGGATATTAATCCCCAGGCCCCAATCCACCTCTTGATTGTCCCCAAAAAGCCACTTCCCAGCCTGTCCGATGCTGTTCCTGAGGATCATCGAGTTTTGGGACATTTGTTAATGATTGTTAAGCGAGTAGCCGAGCAGGTGGGCCTGGAGAATGGCTACCGAGTCGTGATCAACACCGGCAACGATGGGGGGCAAACCGTCAATCACCTGCATTTACACCTCTTGGGTGGTCGTCCCCTGCACTGGCCACCGGGCTGATCAAGGGAATCTCCAAACCGTCACAAGTCCTTTACGGAAATCCCCACTCTCAAACAAATCTAAACAAATTCTTAAAAGACCTTTACAAAACCTGAGGACTTGCTTAATATAAATACATAGTCCACCAAACACCTCTCAGGTTCTCATCTTCAGAGCTGTAAGGTTTTTTAGGACTTAACATTTTATTCATTCTCTTGAATAGGACTTATAACAATGACGACCGTATTACAACGTCGCCAGAGTGCAAATTTTTGGGAGCAGTTCTGCTCTTGGGTCACCAGCACCGACAACCGGATTTATATCGGCTGGTTCGGCGTCTTGATGATCCCCACACTCTTGGCTGCCACTGCCTGTTTCGTAATTGCCTTCATTGCTGCTCCTCCCGTTGACATTGACGGGATTCGTGAGCCTGTGGCTGGTTCTTTGATGTTTGGTAACAACATCATCACCGGTGCTGTTATTCCTTCTTCCAACGCTATCGGTTTGCACTTCTACCCAATTTGGGAAGCTGCTTCCTTAGATGAATGGCTTTACAACGGTGGTCCTTACCAGTTGGTGATTTTCCACTTCTTGATCGGTGTCTTCTGCTACATGGGTCGTGAATGGGAATTGTCCTACCGCTTAGGTATGCGTCCCTGGATTTGCGTCGCTTACTCTGCCCCTGTAGCCGCTGCGACCGCTGTCTTCTTGATTTACCCGATTGGTCAAGGTTCTTTCTCTGACGGTATGCCCCTCGGTATCTCTGGTACTTTCAACTTCATGATCGTGTTCCAAGCTGAGCACAACATCTTGATGCACCCCTTCCACCAACTCGGTGTGGCTGGTGTCTTTGGTGGTAGCTTGTTCTCTGCCATGCACGGTTCCTTGGTTACCTCTTCCTTAATTCGGGAAACCACTGAAACTGAATCTCAGAACTATGGTTACAAATTCGGTCAAGAAGAAGAAACTTACAACATCGTTGCTGCTCACGGTTACTTCGGTCGCTTGATTTTCCAATACGCCAGCTTCAACAACAGCCGTGCTTTGCACTTCTTCTTGGCTGCCTGGCCTGTGATTGGTATCTGGTTCACTGCTTTGGGTATCAGCACCATGGCTTTTAACCTCAATGGCTTCAACTTCAACCACTCTGTTGTCGATGCCAAAGGTAATGTCATCAACACTTGGGCTGATATCATCAACCGGGCAAACTTGGGTATGGAAGTCATGCACGAGCGGAATGCTCACAACTTCCCCCTAGACTTGGCTTCGGCTGAGTCTGCCCCCGTTGCCTTAGTTGCTCCTAGCATCAACGGTTAATCTCTGACTCTCTCTAAGTCAACCTAAAAAGTAAAGCCGCTTTCCATCATGGGGGGCGGCTTTTCCTTGCAATTCATCAAGCTTTTGACCCAAGATTTGCAGTTCTCAAGCCTGTGTTACCTATCGGGCGCAGTTTTGTTATCTGTTGCATCAGAATTGTTGTACTGCGATTGCTACTTTGTTGAACATTTACCACAAGCCATCATTAGTCATTTCTTAAGTCTCATCAACCCTCAGATAATCAAATAAATCTTCCCTTACTTCAGGAAAAAGCTCCGAAGTTAGTAGAGTAAAAAGAACCTTTCTTGCTAAGTTGTAATCCTTCAAGTTAATCTTTCGATAGTCTGTATCTGTATCATCTTCAACAATGTGAACATGAACACGATTTCTAAGCTGACGAAGGTATGGGAGGTTTTTAAAGAACTCATCATTTCCCAATCCAATCAGCTTTTGTGACTCAACCCTCTTGCACATTGCATCAAAAGTCATTGCTTCATATACGCTTGGCTCGATTTTCTCAAAGATTTCCATGTCAATTTTTCTCTTCTTCTCATCACTATCTTTAAACTCTTTTCCTGGTAATTTACGATAAGACTTCCATGAAATGGTTGCAGCTTTACCTCGTAATCGCAGCAGATAAAAAAACAGAGCTTCCATAATTGAACAGGCTACTATGATGAACGTCTTCGCATTTTGAGTCCAAAGCACGGAAGTAAGATTTAAGTCTTCACCACAACGATGAATAAATTCAAGATGTTGAAGTGAGTAAGCAACATTCTTTTGCAGTCCCCTGCATTTTTTCTCTTCATAGCTCGGTATTGGAACCATGAATTGTTTGAGATAATTTTCCAAATCCGCTACTGGCTTTGGAAACCACTTATCTCCTTTTCCCTTCAGTGTAAGCATTGCTTATTTGAACTACTACCTTGATGCTAAATCCCCTACTGACAACCTTTAGAAATCACCTTACAGAACCTCTAGGGAACTAATGCTGGATACTAACAGATAAATTTGCAGTAACTCCCTTCACCAAGGGCTAAATCGTACAACAAGGATATTAACGGCGTTGGGCTTTACTGACATATTTACGGGCAAAGCGGAGATTCAGGTTTTGTTCTGTGGCCCAGGCCTGGAAGATTTTCAAAAAGGCTTGGCGATCGGTGGCTTGAATCACGGCGGCTTGATCGGCGGTTTCAATGGCGTAGGGATACCCTTGTCCGGCAATAATTTCGGCTCGTACCCAATCCATAATTGTTTCGATTTGCCCAGACTCAACCAGCCAGCTAGGGAATTCTAGACGAACAGGTTGTCCACTATGGGCTTTGAGGTAACAAAAGGCAACTTTTTCCGCAACATCACCATAATCACTTAGGATACCGGGCCGGCCATCACTCCCTACCCGTTGAGCCTGAAAGACCGGAGTTCGCTGACCCCAGGCCAGGCCAGATAACAAATGACTATCAAACACGGTATCTGTGGCCGGTAAATCAGCCAGGTAGGTCAATAAACTACATAAATCGCGGGCTCGGGAGTGATCAATATAGGCAATCAGCGGCACTTGATAGGTTTCGCTAGCGGTAATTAAGTTAATCAAGGCCTGGACATAATCTTGGCGACTGGTTGGATCAAAGGTTTCAGCAAA is from Synechococcus sp. PCC 6312 and encodes:
- a CDS encoding DNA double-strand break repair nuclease NurA, translated to MPLNLLQLRHALSQNRADFHHFDHGFTETYQAYERAFQEISHLSHAELILRLPPEQWIGARPLEKVTPAWAVDFPYQWQHRDQSRAWAKTCLQGMTTVAVDGSQLLPSEDISIPVGLVQVAWFANPHLAGLEYEKNTKLEILTPLKLQSDPHHRPPDRLVNLRRFQMETEQLIKDMKNHAQARDRLLFFDGSLIATFAETFDPTSRQDYVQALINLITASETYQVPLIAYIDHSRARDLCSLLTYLADLPATDTVFDSHLLSGLAWGQRTPVFQAQRVGSDGRPGILSDYGDVAEKVAFCYLKAHSGQPVRLEFPSWLVESGQIETIMDWVRAEIIAGQGYPYAIETADQAAVIQATDRQAFLKIFQAWATEQNLNLRFARKYVSKAQRR